A single region of the Leptolyngbyaceae cyanobacterium genome encodes:
- a CDS encoding photosystem II high light acclimation radical SAM protein yields the protein METRILYVRLPCNPIFPIGVVYLADHLHKLFPEILQRIFDLGTVPPLDFVAALDACIDEFQPTLLVFSWRDIQIYAPVGGRGGNPLQHAFEFYYAKNPLLRLRGALGGLRVTSAYYTELWRNLGLIKRGLKRAKKYRVNARAVVGGGAVSVFYEQLGKSLPPGTIVSVGEGEALLEKLLKGQDISDERCYVVGETKPRDRMIHEAPTNIEKTACNYDYIETIWPEFPYYLQDKDFYIGVQTKRGCPHNCCYCVYTVIEGKQVRINPADEVVAEMRQLYDRGIRNFWFTDAQFIPARRFIDDAIELLQKILDAGMRDIHWAAYIRADNLTPQLCDLMAKTGMNYFEIGITSGSQELVRKMRMGYNLRTVLQNCRDLKAAGFNDLVSVNYSFNVIDERPETIRQTIAYHRELERIFGRDKVEPAIFFIGLQPHTHLEEYAFENNILKPGYDPMSLMPWTAKKLLWNPEPLGSFFGEVCLQAWRQNPNDFGREVMKILEEKLGCADLEEALSAPIESKEKQLVTVGN from the coding sequence ATGGAAACTCGCATCCTTTACGTCCGTCTTCCATGCAATCCGATTTTCCCGATCGGTGTTGTTTACTTAGCAGATCACCTTCACAAGCTATTTCCAGAAATTCTACAACGGATTTTTGACTTGGGAACAGTGCCACCTTTAGACTTTGTTGCTGCCCTCGATGCTTGTATAGATGAATTCCAGCCCACTCTGCTAGTTTTCTCCTGGCGGGACATTCAGATTTATGCGCCCGTGGGAGGCAGAGGGGGTAATCCGCTGCAACACGCTTTTGAGTTCTACTATGCGAAAAATCCCCTACTCAGGTTGAGAGGGGCGCTGGGCGGTCTCCGAGTAACTAGCGCGTACTATACGGAACTGTGGCGCAACCTGGGATTGATTAAACGAGGATTGAAACGGGCGAAGAAGTATCGCGTTAATGCCCGTGCCGTTGTCGGTGGTGGCGCAGTCAGCGTATTTTACGAACAGTTGGGGAAAAGTTTGCCACCTGGGACAATCGTTTCTGTAGGTGAAGGGGAAGCGTTGTTAGAAAAACTCTTGAAAGGACAAGATATTTCTGACGAAAGGTGTTACGTGGTAGGAGAAACCAAACCGCGCGATCGCATGATCCACGAAGCACCCACTAATATTGAGAAAACCGCCTGCAACTACGATTACATCGAAACCATCTGGCCAGAATTTCCCTACTACTTACAAGATAAAGACTTCTACATCGGCGTCCAAACCAAGCGCGGTTGTCCCCACAACTGCTGCTATTGCGTTTACACTGTCATTGAAGGAAAACAAGTACGCATTAACCCAGCCGATGAAGTGGTTGCCGAAATGCGTCAACTTTATGACAGGGGTATTCGCAACTTCTGGTTTACCGATGCTCAGTTTATCCCAGCCCGCAGATTTATCGATGATGCGATCGAATTATTACAAAAAATTCTCGATGCTGGCATGAGAGATATTCACTGGGCAGCATACATCAGAGCAGACAACTTGACACCCCAGTTGTGTGACTTGATGGCAAAAACGGGAATGAACTACTTTGAAATTGGAATTACCAGTGGTTCTCAGGAATTAGTGCGGAAAATGCGAATGGGTTATAACCTGCGTACCGTCTTACAAAACTGTCGCGACTTAAAAGCAGCTGGCTTTAATGACCTAGTTTCCGTAAACTATTCCTTTAACGTAATCGATGAACGCCCGGAAACCATTCGTCAAACCATCGCCTATCATCGAGAACTAGAGCGGATTTTTGGCAGAGACAAAGTAGAACCAGCCATCTTCTTTATCGGTTTGCAACCCCATACCCATTTAGAAGAATATGCCTTTGAAAATAATATCCTCAAACCCGGTTACGACCCCATGAGTCTGATGCCTTGGACAGCCAAAAAACTTCTCTGGAATCCCGAACCCCTCGGTTCTTTCTTTGGCGAAGTTTGTCTGCAAGCATGGCGTCAAAATCCCAATGACTTCGGACGAGAAGTAATGAAGATTTTAGAAGAAAAATTGGGTTGTGCCGATTTAGAAGAAGCCCTTTCTGCACCCATTGAATCAAAAGAAAAACAACTGGTAACAGTTGGTAATTAA
- a CDS encoding DUF1830 domain-containing protein, translating to MAQILDPLPPDSQNNILCCYVNATSKVQVARISNIPNWYFERVVFPGQRLVFETIPEALLEIHSGMMASAILSDKIPCDRLRVNEEPSEDASPIQRPLEEETKKLPKREPINNTVEKTTFFSNPVLAIAK from the coding sequence ATGGCTCAGATTCTTGATCCCCTACCGCCTGACTCCCAAAACAACATTCTTTGCTGCTATGTAAATGCTACCAGCAAGGTTCAAGTTGCCCGGATATCAAATATTCCTAACTGGTATTTTGAAAGGGTTGTCTTCCCAGGACAAAGGCTGGTTTTTGAAACAATACCCGAAGCATTGTTGGAAATTCACAGTGGCATGATGGCCAGTGCTATTTTGTCAGATAAAATACCTTGCGATCGCTTGCGGGTAAATGAAGAGCCTTCTGAGGATGCTTCTCCCATTCAGCGGCCACTAGAGGAAGAAACAAAAAAACTTCCTAAAAGAGAACCCATTAACAACACTGTAGAAAAAACTACATTTTTTTCAAATCCTGTTTTAGCAATTGCCAAATAA
- a CDS encoding DUF4079 domain-containing protein, whose amino-acid sequence MNLPDFLWLWKIAAWSMGLSIVGYLLLAASGFFMFYIRRSQQPRLSWLRPFHYAIGIIVVGLVLVLLTIGIVGTLGHYGSLNHSVHLPIGLAVVGLVLISAGSATLISPRYPWAKPLHIGTNILLFFGFVAVSLTGWSVVQKYLP is encoded by the coding sequence TTGAATCTACCTGATTTTCTTTGGTTATGGAAGATAGCCGCTTGGTCGATGGGATTATCCATCGTGGGTTACCTGTTGCTGGCTGCCAGCGGTTTTTTCATGTTTTACATTCGTCGATCGCAGCAACCGCGCCTTAGCTGGTTACGCCCTTTTCATTACGCGATCGGCATTATCGTGGTCGGCTTAGTATTAGTACTACTTACGATCGGTATTGTGGGAACTTTAGGCCACTATGGTAGCTTGAATCATTCAGTACACTTACCGATCGGTTTAGCGGTGGTAGGGTTAGTTCTCATCTCGGCTGGTAGCGCTACCTTAATTAGTCCACGGTATCCTTGGGCTAAACCACTTCACATAGGAACGAACATTCTTTTGTTTTTTGGATTCGTGGCAGTTTCTTTAACTGGCTGGAGTGTTGTCCAAAAATACTTACCTTGA
- a CDS encoding CPBP family intramembrane glutamic endopeptidase — MKVKLIDLAGYPFPLRIASLLIILLLVWLPIAIPINFLVRDRNLVTILTMGLLFIEFLLLLKFWGKKVYRQPYLLKNYGLVRTRKNFLELLKGLNIGFVFTLSLFALEGLFGWVVWQNSDNLPRIILEGLISALGIGFAEELVFRGWLLDELERDYRPGIAIWADAIIFASLHFLKPLNEMIRTLPTFPALLLLGLTLVWAKRGSKGRLGLSIGLHAGLVWGYYIINVGQLVQFSNQVPEWVTGIDKNPLAGVMGLIFLSILGFWMRKRIG, encoded by the coding sequence TTGAAAGTTAAACTGATTGATTTAGCTGGCTATCCTTTCCCCCTAAGGATAGCTTCGTTGCTAATAATTTTACTCTTGGTATGGTTGCCGATCGCCATACCGATTAATTTTTTAGTACGTGACAGAAACTTGGTAACAATTCTGACAATGGGATTGTTATTTATCGAGTTTCTGCTGCTGCTTAAGTTTTGGGGCAAAAAAGTTTATCGGCAACCCTATTTATTGAAAAATTACGGTTTAGTAAGAACGCGAAAAAATTTTTTAGAGCTTTTAAAAGGTCTGAATATTGGCTTTGTTTTTACCCTTAGTTTGTTTGCGCTAGAGGGATTATTCGGTTGGGTGGTTTGGCAAAATTCAGATAATTTACCGAGAATAATTTTAGAAGGATTAATTAGTGCTTTGGGTATTGGTTTTGCAGAGGAATTAGTATTCCGAGGCTGGCTTTTAGATGAATTGGAACGAGATTATCGACCGGGTATAGCTATTTGGGCAGACGCAATTATTTTTGCTAGCTTACATTTTCTCAAACCCCTAAACGAGATGATTCGCACTTTGCCTACCTTTCCAGCATTATTGTTATTGGGTTTAACTTTAGTTTGGGCGAAGCGAGGTAGTAAAGGACGTTTAGGATTATCGATCGGTTTGCACGCTGGGTTAGTTTGGGGTTATTACATAATTAATGTAGGACAGCTAGTGCAATTTTCCAACCAAGTTCCTGAATGGGTAACTGGAATTGATAAAAATCCTTTAGCTGGAGTGATGGGTCTGATTTTTTTGAGTATTTTGGGGTTTTGGATGAGGAAAAGGATCGGATAG
- a CDS encoding DICT sensory domain-containing protein: MLEGSILQQLADAHKSGPRPLRFGVYYKNTLVALCHALEDSILTSHTAPLMITAFQRGKWYLQEAERYGEIAKKSRQIAILAAPDSGFAEHPTSNLSNVALVGLETVDPVAQEWHLMILSPSYTAMVLCQELSPSDYGAEGAPEEDRERKFYGFWTFEPGLVLETVNLAIAHVDRYNPELAKSLTEQVKEITEQAANSQQDNLGEIVSRVVDYLHTSQQHLITEQIQPSHLEDLDINLVSNELQAFVRMAQLMELANTGNPMATAEVAALAEVMGQLLDLPAWQLKRLRLAGFLHGLVPLGVTTVSPLEEAPCCHLEPGVQALRAMPRLQAIAHIITHQTEWWNGSGSPGGVSHDAIPLESRILGLVAYFEQRITQLAKEAENLSREEILSHVLAECQAEAGKRWDPKLVETLALLVMGLQQGLNLPITPPRVTSGMWLLEPLSITESKTYQQTNS; encoded by the coding sequence ATGTTAGAAGGTTCTATACTGCAACAATTAGCCGATGCCCATAAATCAGGGCCAAGACCTTTGCGATTTGGAGTGTATTACAAAAATACCCTAGTCGCCCTCTGTCACGCCTTAGAAGATAGTATCCTCACTTCTCATACCGCTCCCTTAATGATTACCGCATTTCAAAGAGGTAAATGGTATCTTCAAGAGGCAGAAAGATATGGGGAAATTGCCAAAAAATCCCGCCAAATCGCAATCTTGGCAGCCCCAGATAGCGGCTTTGCAGAGCACCCAACTAGCAACTTGTCTAATGTAGCTTTGGTAGGATTGGAAACAGTCGATCCGGTAGCCCAAGAATGGCACTTGATGATTTTGTCACCGAGCTACACGGCAATGGTACTTTGTCAAGAATTATCACCATCTGATTATGGTGCAGAAGGTGCGCCAGAAGAAGACCGCGAGCGGAAATTTTATGGTTTTTGGACGTTTGAACCCGGGTTAGTTTTGGAAACGGTAAATTTAGCGATCGCTCATGTCGATCGCTATAATCCAGAACTAGCAAAAAGTTTAACAGAACAAGTTAAAGAAATTACCGAACAAGCAGCTAATTCCCAACAAGATAATTTAGGAGAAATCGTTTCTCGCGTAGTAGATTATCTTCACACCAGCCAACAGCATTTAATTACCGAACAAATACAGCCATCTCACTTAGAAGACTTGGATATCAATTTAGTTTCCAACGAATTACAAGCTTTCGTGCGAATGGCGCAATTAATGGAATTAGCTAATACTGGTAATCCAATGGCAACTGCTGAGGTGGCAGCTTTAGCAGAAGTGATGGGGCAACTTTTAGACCTTCCTGCTTGGCAATTAAAACGATTGCGTTTAGCTGGATTTTTACACGGCTTAGTTCCTTTGGGAGTGACAACTGTTAGTCCATTAGAAGAAGCACCTTGTTGTCATTTAGAACCTGGGGTACAAGCTTTGCGTGCAATGCCCAGATTGCAAGCGATCGCGCATATTATCACCCATCAAACTGAATGGTGGAACGGTAGCGGATCTCCCGGTGGCGTTTCTCACGATGCTATCCCTTTGGAATCGAGAATACTGGGATTAGTTGCTTATTTTGAACAGCGAATTACACAACTAGCAAAAGAAGCAGAAAATCTTAGTAGAGAGGAAATCCTATCCCATGTTTTAGCTGAGTGCCAAGCCGAAGCAGGGAAACGATGGGACCCCAAACTAGTAGAAACCCTAGCATTATTAGTGATGGGTTTACAACAGGGATTAAATCTACCAATTACTCCACCGAGAGTAACATCTGGAATGTGGCTACTAGAACCTTTATCAATTACAGAATCTAAAACTTATCAACAAACTAATAGTTAA
- a CDS encoding pentapeptide repeat-containing protein: protein MDLENIRAGKIKQLPGINLEDEDLSGSNLRGINLAGATLVGTNLSGAKLEAARLEGANLLSAQLIAADLRATLLGANLMQADLTGADLRGSNLRGANLMGAKLTQASFAGAFLSGANLMSVNLKGVDLRGADLRGANLSGANLQGADLSQADLQGATLTNANLEEANLRGANLTGVNLTGANLLCAELEDANLQGVSLVGVCLVGTMLEAVSQLPQAIKIPLKIGEIEHIIKED from the coding sequence ATGGACTTAGAAAACATTCGTGCGGGAAAAATCAAACAACTGCCTGGAATAAATTTAGAAGACGAAGATTTATCTGGCAGTAACTTGCGAGGAATTAACTTAGCCGGTGCTACCTTAGTTGGCACTAACTTAAGTGGCGCAAAATTAGAAGCTGCTCGATTAGAAGGAGCTAATTTATTAAGCGCTCAATTGATCGCTGCTGACTTAAGAGCAACCTTGTTAGGTGCTAATTTAATGCAAGCGGATTTAACTGGCGCTGACTTGCGAGGAAGCAATCTAAGAGGTGCTAATTTAATGGGTGCTAAGTTAACTCAAGCATCCTTTGCAGGCGCTTTTTTAAGCGGTGCTAATTTAATGAGCGTAAATTTAAAAGGAGTAGATTTACGCGGTGCAGATTTGCGTGGGGCTAATCTTAGCGGAGCCAATTTACAAGGCGCAGATTTGAGTCAAGCAGATTTACAAGGCGCTACTTTAACTAATGCAAATTTAGAAGAAGCAAATTTACGCGGTGCAAATTTAACGGGAGTAAACTTGACGGGAGCAAATTTGCTTTGTGCTGAATTGGAAGATGCTAATTTACAAGGGGTGAGTTTAGTAGGAGTTTGTTTGGTAGGAACTATGTTAGAAGCAGTCTCGCAGTTACCACAAGCAATTAAAATTCCGTTAAAAATAGGGGAAATAGAGCATATTATCAAGGAGGATTAG
- the clpS gene encoding ATP-dependent Clp protease adapter ClpS, with the protein MSVETLEKRSTSRKLAPRYRVLLHNDDFNPMEYVVQVLLTTVPNLTQPQAVSIMMEAHNSGIALVITCAQEHAEFYCETLKNHGLTSTIEPEE; encoded by the coding sequence GTGTCTGTCGAGACCCTTGAAAAACGTTCAACGTCTCGGAAACTTGCACCTCGCTATCGGGTGCTACTGCATAACGACGACTTCAACCCAATGGAGTACGTTGTCCAAGTTTTGCTGACTACTGTGCCGAATCTGACTCAACCGCAGGCAGTCAGTATCATGATGGAAGCTCACAACAGCGGAATTGCACTGGTAATTACTTGCGCTCAAGAACACGCAGAATTTTACTGTGAAACTTTGAAAAATCATGGTTTGACTAGTACGATCGAACCGGAAGAGTAG